From a single Actinomyces viscosus genomic region:
- a CDS encoding GTPase, which produces MTTDSSGATGLAPVLEDLERAVDLGEQLGLRDELTRVRDVLAQASHRRRLAPETTVAALLGATGSGKSSLTNALTGAEVSRTARTRPTTTQPLAVVPDTVAQEATELLDWLGIGQRVGTGGGWELGEATVLVDLPDIDSDEPAHRDIAERMAGKVDVLVWVLDPEKYADGVVHRDFLIPMAAHAEIMVVALNQVDRLDAEGRDAVLADLRRILQREGLEDTPVVPVSARSGEGVATLARTIASVASDRLASARSLAAHARRAAEELGTRTGLTAPVPLAAGERRPSDPQAQRSQQALTALRQAAARVAGIDVVTQAVEGTDRHRAHTRVGWFWLRWIERLRRDPLRALHLGAGRQSSPEGDTAGRSDGDLGRGVVDLSSLPPAGPAATGNLRSAAHLYAQAASTELPDDLATQTVLRSDQRADNLAVPLDKAVSGVDYGAARRPVWWALANVLQWVMALTALVGGLWLAAVRVLEDYLLLIAVDVPRWGRVPWPTILLLGGLLIGLVLAGLGTLLARLQARRHSRQVARLLRRATDEVIDTELIEPLGAEIREWVELAQILGRITRRDTTALTS; this is translated from the coding sequence GTGACGACCGACAGCTCCGGAGCCACTGGCCTCGCCCCCGTTCTCGAGGACCTGGAGCGGGCCGTCGACCTGGGGGAGCAGCTCGGCCTGCGAGACGAGCTCACCCGGGTTCGGGACGTCCTCGCGCAGGCCTCTCACCGCCGGCGCCTGGCCCCGGAGACCACGGTGGCCGCCCTGCTCGGGGCGACCGGGTCGGGCAAGTCCAGTCTTACCAACGCCCTGACCGGCGCCGAGGTGTCCCGCACCGCTCGCACCCGTCCGACCACCACCCAGCCGCTCGCCGTCGTCCCGGACACCGTCGCCCAGGAGGCCACCGAGCTGCTGGACTGGCTCGGCATCGGCCAGCGGGTGGGTACTGGCGGAGGCTGGGAGCTGGGTGAGGCCACGGTGCTGGTCGACCTGCCCGATATCGACTCCGACGAGCCGGCGCACCGCGATATCGCTGAGCGCATGGCGGGCAAGGTCGATGTCCTGGTGTGGGTGCTCGATCCGGAGAAGTACGCCGACGGCGTCGTCCATCGTGACTTCCTCATCCCTATGGCGGCGCACGCCGAGATCATGGTCGTCGCGCTCAACCAGGTGGATCGGCTCGATGCCGAGGGCCGGGACGCCGTGCTCGCCGACCTGAGAAGGATTCTGCAACGAGAGGGACTGGAAGACACCCCAGTCGTCCCCGTCAGCGCCCGCAGCGGTGAAGGTGTTGCGACCCTGGCCCGTACCATCGCCTCGGTGGCCTCCGACCGCCTGGCTAGCGCTCGCAGCCTAGCAGCCCATGCCCGGCGCGCCGCCGAGGAGTTGGGAACCCGGACGGGACTCACTGCTCCGGTTCCCCTGGCTGCCGGCGAGCGGCGACCATCTGACCCTCAGGCTCAGCGGTCGCAGCAGGCCCTGACCGCTCTCAGGCAGGCGGCTGCCAGGGTGGCTGGAATCGACGTCGTCACACAGGCGGTGGAGGGAACCGACCGGCACCGTGCCCACACTCGGGTCGGCTGGTTCTGGCTGCGGTGGATCGAGCGACTACGACGAGACCCGCTGCGGGCACTCCATCTGGGAGCCGGGCGTCAGTCCTCTCCTGAGGGCGATACTGCCGGTCGTTCTGACGGCGACCTGGGGCGCGGAGTGGTTGACCTCAGCTCCCTGCCGCCCGCCGGGCCGGCAGCGACAGGCAACCTGCGCAGTGCGGCGCACCTCTACGCGCAGGCAGCCAGCACGGAGCTGCCGGACGATCTGGCGACGCAAACCGTCTTGCGCAGCGACCAGCGCGCCGACAACCTTGCCGTTCCCCTGGACAAGGCGGTGTCCGGGGTGGACTACGGCGCCGCACGTCGCCCGGTCTGGTGGGCTCTGGCCAATGTGCTGCAGTGGGTGATGGCGCTGACCGCGCTGGTCGGCGGATTGTGGCTGGCGGCAGTTCGAGTCCTGGAGGACTACCTCCTGCTGATCGCTGTCGATGTCCCCCGCTGGGGGAGAGTTCCCTGGCCCACCATCCTCCTGCTTGGTGGCCTGCTGATCGGGTTGGTACTGGCCGGCCTGGGAACGCTCCTGGCCCGGCTCCAG
- a CDS encoding MerR family transcriptional regulator: MVTGSGQEHGGRGTLDAAADTAVDAGIDADAGRVHDGEDIAMTVGEVSTLLGVSVRALHHWDASGLVSPSRRSDAGYRLYCEADVMRIQQVLVYRQTGMTLADIKEVLDDPDTDAITHLRRQREILQGQVSHLQRMLRSIDTVMEIQLLGARISVAEMVKIWGTDWDPVYIEEAHTRWGDTEEWAESARRKARMSRSDWERAHEETVALEAALVEAMRSGVEPGSAEANALAQWHRRDLNRWFAVSISKQVLIARNYVADERYARYYDKRAPGLAAWLKDVIDAGAQSEGVDPATATWE; this comes from the coding sequence ATGGTGACGGGGTCCGGGCAGGAGCACGGCGGCCGCGGGACACTCGATGCTGCGGCTGATACCGCGGTTGACGCAGGTATCGACGCCGATGCTGGCAGGGTGCATGACGGCGAGGACATCGCGATGACGGTCGGTGAGGTCTCAACCCTCCTGGGCGTCAGTGTCCGAGCACTGCACCACTGGGACGCCTCCGGGCTGGTGTCCCCGTCCCGGCGCAGTGACGCTGGCTACCGTCTCTACTGCGAGGCGGACGTCATGCGCATCCAGCAGGTCCTCGTCTACCGGCAGACAGGCATGACTCTGGCCGACATCAAGGAGGTCCTCGACGATCCGGACACGGATGCCATCACCCACCTGCGCCGCCAGCGCGAGATTCTTCAAGGACAGGTCTCCCACCTGCAGCGGATGCTCCGTTCCATTGACACGGTCATGGAGATACAGCTGCTGGGGGCAAGGATCTCCGTGGCCGAGATGGTGAAGATCTGGGGGACCGACTGGGATCCGGTGTACATCGAGGAGGCTCATACCCGCTGGGGCGATACGGAGGAGTGGGCCGAGTCCGCCCGCCGCAAGGCCCGGATGTCGCGCAGTGACTGGGAACGGGCCCACGAGGAGACGGTAGCCCTGGAGGCCGCGCTGGTGGAGGCGATGCGCAGCGGCGTCGAACCGGGTAGCGCTGAGGCCAACGCCCTGGCCCAGTGGCACCGCCGGGACCTCAACCGGTGGTTCGCGGTCTCCATCTCCAAGCAGGTGCTCATTGCGCGCAACTACGTCGCGGACGAACGCTACGCCCGCTACTACGACAAGCGCGCGCCGGGGCTGGCCGCCTGGCTCAAGGACGTCATCGATGCCGGCGCGCAGTCCGAGGGCGTGGATCCGGCGACCGCCACCTGGGAGTAG
- the hisS gene encoding histidine--tRNA ligase has translation MRTMAQVRQALSSLSGFPEWLPAGHIVEQHFVDILRRTFELHGFSGIETRAVEPLAELTKKGETSKEVYLLNRLQADPGESDAETDPRKQLGLHFDLTVPFARYVVDNAGLLTFPFKRYQIQKVWRGERPQEGRFREFIQADIDIVGDGALPLYHDVEVPLIMHEALSALPVPAVTIHVSNRKVAQGFYQSIGIDSSRLIEVLRVVDKLDKIGPEKVAAELTQSVGASAQQAAQALRLATITGTDGQDVSGQVLRALAGAEPTELLEEGLAELTALLEAAGRRRPGAVVADLKIARGLDYYTGTVYESFMAGHEDLGSVCSGGRYDSLATNGKRTFPGVGISIGLSRLLARVIGEGLVEVSRPVPTVVLVAVTDEDHRTASDAIADALRARGISADVAPSAAKFGKQIKAADKRSIPFVWFPGADGAPDSVKDIRSGEQVEADAATWRPPSADVAPQVTVSPGVVGAAAGSRTGSEADSAS, from the coding sequence ATGCGGACCATGGCACAGGTACGACAAGCTCTCTCCTCACTGTCCGGCTTCCCCGAGTGGCTCCCCGCGGGCCACATCGTCGAGCAGCACTTCGTCGACATCCTGCGCCGAACCTTCGAGCTCCATGGCTTCAGCGGCATCGAGACCCGCGCCGTCGAGCCGCTGGCCGAGCTGACGAAGAAGGGGGAGACCTCCAAGGAGGTCTACCTCCTCAACCGCCTGCAGGCGGACCCCGGAGAGTCCGACGCCGAGACGGACCCGCGCAAGCAGCTGGGTCTCCACTTCGACCTGACCGTCCCCTTCGCCCGCTACGTCGTCGACAACGCCGGACTGCTCACCTTCCCGTTCAAGCGCTACCAGATCCAGAAGGTCTGGCGCGGCGAGCGCCCCCAGGAGGGTCGCTTCCGCGAGTTCATCCAGGCTGACATCGACATCGTCGGCGACGGCGCCCTGCCGCTCTACCACGACGTCGAGGTCCCTCTCATCATGCACGAGGCGCTCAGCGCCCTGCCGGTGCCGGCGGTCACCATCCACGTCTCCAACCGCAAGGTGGCCCAGGGCTTCTACCAGTCGATCGGCATCGACTCGAGCCGGCTCATCGAGGTTCTGCGCGTCGTCGACAAGCTCGACAAGATCGGCCCCGAGAAGGTCGCCGCCGAGCTCACCCAGAGCGTCGGCGCGAGCGCGCAGCAGGCGGCGCAGGCCCTCAGGCTGGCCACCATCACCGGAACCGATGGACAGGACGTCTCCGGTCAGGTCCTGCGGGCCCTGGCCGGGGCCGAGCCCACCGAGCTCCTGGAGGAGGGGCTGGCCGAGCTGACCGCCCTGCTCGAGGCCGCCGGCCGGCGCCGCCCCGGCGCCGTCGTCGCCGACCTCAAGATCGCCCGCGGGCTGGACTACTACACCGGCACCGTCTACGAGTCCTTCATGGCCGGTCACGAGGACCTCGGCTCGGTGTGCTCCGGCGGCCGCTACGACTCCCTGGCCACCAACGGCAAGCGCACCTTCCCCGGCGTGGGCATCTCCATCGGCCTGTCACGGCTCCTGGCCCGCGTCATCGGCGAGGGACTCGTGGAGGTCAGCCGCCCCGTGCCCACGGTGGTCCTCGTGGCGGTCACCGATGAGGACCACCGCACCGCCTCCGACGCGATCGCCGACGCGCTGCGCGCCCGTGGTATCAGTGCCGATGTCGCGCCCAGCGCCGCCAAGTTCGGCAAGCAGATCAAGGCCGCGGACAAGCGCTCCATCCCCTTCGTGTGGTTCCCGGGAGCCGACGGGGCACCGGACTCGGTCAAGGACATCCGCTCCGGCGAGCAGGTTGAGGCCGACGCCGCCACCTGGAGGCCGCCCAGTGCCGACGTCGCCCCGCAGGTGACGGTCAGCCCCGGCGTGGTCGGCGCTGCCGCCGGTAGCCGGACCGGCTCAGAGGCCGACTCAGCCTCATGA
- a CDS encoding DUF349 domain-containing protein translates to MKEHPVTERNQPDNRPDTQPTQANQASTEPADQPTDLDESAAPTPTEQAPDAGSSPVTDSTADVEAPKESEPSAPESAPAEEPAQASSDGSASTASEDSAPSGQPAEATQSTETEQEGATPTPAEVPAPAAASVASAEPAVDPQEAMDAAKWGRVDGEGRVYVQDGGAEREVGQFPDAPIAEAMAFYVRRYLDLKATIDLFATRLPQLSVREIDTTLSSISESLTEPAAVGDLEGLRARFAALKAVAAERREAVAAERAAAKEQALKERTVIVERAEAIAEQDPARTQWKNSGAELRELLESWKAAQRRGPRLDRPTEDGLWKRFSHARTTFDRHRRQFFSELDAKQAQVRAAKEALIKRAEEMQSSTDWAGTSAKYRDLLAEWKKAGRASRKEDDALWARFRAAQQVFYDARRAKDEAVDAEFAENLKVKEALVAKAEALLPVEDVKAAKKALRPIQDAWEEAGRVPRGAVRRIEGRMRAVEDAIREAENAEWRRTDPETKARAEGLAGQLQDAIAGLEKDLAAAQAAGDAKKVAEAEAALTARRAWLEQVLRSAKA, encoded by the coding sequence ATGAAGGAGCATCCCGTGACTGAGCGGAACCAGCCCGACAACCGGCCTGACACCCAGCCCACCCAGGCCAACCAGGCCAGCACTGAGCCGGCCGACCAGCCGACTGACCTCGACGAGTCGGCGGCGCCGACCCCGACGGAGCAGGCACCCGATGCCGGTTCCTCCCCCGTCACCGACTCGACGGCCGACGTCGAGGCCCCGAAGGAGTCCGAGCCCAGCGCGCCCGAGAGTGCGCCTGCCGAGGAGCCCGCCCAGGCCTCCTCCGACGGGTCGGCCTCTACCGCTTCCGAGGACTCCGCCCCGTCCGGGCAGCCGGCTGAGGCGACGCAGTCGACCGAGACCGAGCAGGAGGGTGCCACGCCGACTCCCGCCGAGGTCCCCGCCCCGGCCGCGGCTTCGGTGGCGTCCGCAGAGCCCGCTGTCGACCCGCAGGAGGCGATGGACGCCGCCAAGTGGGGACGCGTGGACGGCGAGGGCCGGGTCTACGTCCAGGACGGCGGCGCCGAGCGCGAGGTCGGTCAGTTCCCCGATGCTCCCATCGCCGAGGCGATGGCCTTCTACGTGCGCCGCTACCTGGACCTCAAGGCGACCATTGACCTGTTCGCCACCCGCCTGCCCCAGCTCAGCGTGCGTGAGATCGACACGACCCTGTCCTCCATCTCCGAGTCCCTCACCGAGCCGGCCGCCGTCGGTGACCTGGAGGGGCTGCGGGCCCGCTTCGCCGCTCTCAAGGCCGTGGCCGCCGAGCGCCGTGAGGCCGTGGCCGCTGAGCGCGCCGCCGCCAAGGAGCAGGCGCTCAAGGAGCGCACCGTAATCGTCGAGCGTGCTGAGGCCATTGCCGAGCAGGACCCGGCCCGTACGCAGTGGAAGAACTCCGGCGCCGAGTTGCGTGAGCTGCTCGAGTCCTGGAAGGCGGCGCAGCGGCGGGGTCCGCGCCTGGACCGCCCTACCGAGGACGGTCTGTGGAAGCGCTTCTCCCACGCCCGCACCACCTTCGACCGCCACCGCCGCCAGTTCTTCAGCGAGCTGGACGCCAAGCAGGCACAGGTGCGCGCCGCCAAGGAGGCGCTCATCAAGCGCGCCGAGGAGATGCAGAGCTCCACCGACTGGGCTGGCACCTCCGCCAAGTACCGCGACCTGCTCGCCGAGTGGAAGAAGGCCGGGCGTGCCTCCCGCAAGGAGGACGACGCCCTGTGGGCCCGTTTCCGGGCCGCCCAGCAGGTCTTCTACGACGCCCGCCGTGCCAAGGACGAGGCCGTCGACGCCGAGTTCGCCGAGAACCTCAAGGTCAAGGAGGCCCTGGTGGCCAAGGCCGAGGCGCTCCTGCCGGTCGAGGACGTCAAGGCCGCCAAGAAGGCTCTGCGCCCCATCCAGGACGCTTGGGAGGAGGCCGGCCGGGTCCCGCGCGGAGCCGTGCGCCGGATCGAGGGCCGTATGCGCGCCGTCGAGGACGCGATCCGTGAGGCCGAGAACGCCGAGTGGCGCCGCACCGACCCGGAGACCAAGGCGCGCGCCGAGGGCCTGGCCGGTCAGCTCCAGGACGCGATCGCCGGCCTGGAGAAGGACCTGGCTGCGGCCCAGGCCGCCGGTGACGCCAAGAAGGTCGCCGAGGCCGAGGCCGCGCTGACGGCGCGCCGCGCATGGCTCGAGCAGGTGCTGCGCTCGGCCAAGGCCTGA
- a CDS encoding ATP-binding cassette domain-containing protein: MPAISFSHTSEPLLENISLTVSDGERVCVVGPNGSGKSTLLRLATGELSADRGIVTVLENCVPPVADLSESIDAYLDAACGEPLNALDRLEILNEAIAKAGPVPGSLAEEYDSLLARLETLDAWNLPTRRAEALTGLGLKRVSTDRPVSSLSPGQRGRLEIAALLLSAGQALVLDEPTNHLDADGSDYLGRMMTQWPGPVLFTSHDRAFIDTVATAIVDLDTAPWQALATVAGDGEAIGAYRCAGRYSDYLVDKANARASHRSLHQRQQAQRRSLTRHRQESETIGHRGAAPRTEVRMARKFYADRAQRVSTRRQTQDDRRLEALAETEVRRPRSYGLQLRLAAPVSPRGMAVSARAAAVPGRLAPVTVDVMAGEHLLITGANGAGKSTFLTWLATGTAPAEGSCGTLTASGSVFRVPQHLPKPGDPGIDESVWTGGVGEQGKGILHPQLWNRPISELSDGNQRRAQLALAAAAVPEVLAIDEPTNYLDLEALEMLETALKSWTGTLIVASHDRWLISHWWGRRLHLG; the protein is encoded by the coding sequence ATGCCTGCGATCAGCTTCTCCCACACCTCTGAACCCTTGTTGGAGAACATCAGTCTCACGGTCTCCGACGGGGAGCGCGTCTGCGTCGTCGGCCCCAACGGATCGGGGAAGTCAACGCTTCTGCGTCTGGCGACCGGCGAGCTGTCTGCCGACCGGGGGATTGTCACCGTTCTCGAGAACTGCGTCCCACCGGTAGCTGACCTGTCGGAGTCGATCGATGCCTACCTCGACGCCGCCTGCGGTGAGCCCCTGAACGCGCTTGACCGCCTCGAGATCCTGAACGAGGCCATTGCCAAGGCCGGGCCAGTACCCGGTTCCCTCGCCGAGGAGTACGACTCCTTGCTGGCCCGGCTTGAGACGCTGGACGCCTGGAACCTGCCGACCAGGCGAGCCGAGGCCCTGACCGGGCTGGGGCTGAAGCGGGTATCCACCGACCGTCCTGTCTCCTCCCTGTCTCCGGGGCAGCGCGGACGGCTGGAGATCGCCGCCCTGCTCCTTTCGGCGGGTCAGGCGCTGGTGCTTGACGAGCCGACCAACCATCTGGATGCCGACGGCTCCGACTATCTGGGCCGAATGATGACCCAGTGGCCGGGTCCGGTCCTGTTCACCTCACACGATCGCGCCTTCATCGACACCGTGGCCACCGCCATCGTCGACCTGGACACGGCTCCCTGGCAGGCACTGGCTACCGTAGCCGGGGACGGGGAAGCCATCGGAGCCTACAGATGCGCGGGACGATACAGCGACTACCTCGTGGACAAGGCGAACGCCCGGGCCTCCCACCGCAGTCTCCACCAACGCCAGCAGGCGCAACGGCGCAGCCTCACACGTCACCGCCAGGAGTCCGAGACGATCGGGCACAGGGGAGCGGCACCTCGGACAGAGGTCCGTATGGCCAGGAAGTTCTATGCCGACCGGGCCCAGCGTGTCTCCACCCGACGCCAGACCCAGGATGATCGACGGCTGGAGGCGCTCGCCGAGACCGAGGTGCGCAGACCTCGTTCCTACGGCCTGCAGCTGCGTCTGGCCGCACCGGTGTCGCCGCGTGGGATGGCGGTGTCGGCCAGGGCAGCCGCTGTACCGGGGCGCCTTGCGCCGGTCACGGTCGATGTCATGGCCGGTGAGCACCTGCTGATCACCGGCGCCAACGGGGCCGGCAAGTCCACGTTCCTGACCTGGCTGGCCACTGGCACGGCGCCCGCGGAGGGATCCTGTGGCACCCTGACGGCCTCCGGCTCAGTCTTCCGGGTACCCCAGCACCTGCCCAAGCCCGGCGACCCTGGGATCGATGAATCCGTCTGGACCGGAGGTGTGGGGGAACAGGGCAAGGGGATCCTGCACCCGCAGTTATGGAACCGCCCGATCAGTGAGCTCTCCGACGGCAACCAGCGCCGCGCCCAGCTGGCTCTGGCCGCTGCAGCCGTGCCCGAGGTGCTCGCCATCGACGAGCCCACGAACTATCTGGACCTGGAGGCCCTGGAGATGCTCGAGACCGCCCTGAAGTCCTGGACGGGCACGCTCATCGTCGCCAGCCACGACCGCTGGCTGATCTCGCACTGGTGGGGGCGACGGCTTCACCTGGGGTGA
- a CDS encoding dynamin family protein, which yields MTESRGEPSSTQKVQQATRALSALRDSLTALSMPYVLQGTAAASDKATLIRDQLGDYILPRLASLDAPLLAVVGGSTGAGKSTLVSSLVRRHVARASAIRPTTRRPLLLHAPTDAAWFDTDRVLGSLSRLRVAPDAPASPPTDHTPRELELRSCDGLPAGLAIVDAPDVDSVVEDNRDLAATLLAGADLWIFVTTAARYADAVPWEHLRAAAQRHITVAIVLDRVPDGAQSEVEADLRHRLVAANLGEAPVFTVPETALDDDGFLPESCVSPVRQWLGALASDAAARQDIAHRSLTGAIGAVLAQSELLAVELDSQEAEHAELRRAATSEHDDALERVIEATEDGSMLHGEVLARWQEFVGTGDLFRSLEVQVGRVRDRITSLLRGRPAPAKRVEQAIGSSLVELIVAESQRACLATERSWRRAGTSQQALNRALAEVPTQTGLEVIAAALVHDWQREVLTLIRAEGADKRLTARLLSLGVNGAGVVLMILVFAHTGGLTGGEVGIAGGTAILAQRVLEAVFGDQAMRGMTKRAREDLTKRATALFANQAKCFTDALPDPAPSANTLREQLQACQEAATSLRTTPARSRRPAGRRAR from the coding sequence ATGACCGAGAGTCGGGGCGAGCCCAGCAGCACCCAGAAGGTCCAGCAGGCGACCAGAGCACTGTCCGCGCTGCGGGACAGCCTGACCGCCCTGTCGATGCCCTACGTCCTGCAGGGAACGGCCGCCGCCTCGGACAAGGCCACGCTCATCCGCGACCAGCTCGGCGACTACATCCTGCCGCGCCTGGCCAGCCTGGACGCACCTCTGCTGGCCGTGGTCGGCGGCTCCACCGGAGCGGGCAAGTCCACCCTCGTCTCCTCGCTCGTGCGCCGACACGTGGCCAGGGCCTCTGCGATCCGTCCCACCACGCGACGCCCCCTGCTGCTGCACGCGCCGACGGACGCCGCCTGGTTCGACACCGACCGGGTCCTGGGCTCCCTGTCGCGCCTGCGCGTGGCCCCCGACGCCCCCGCGAGCCCACCCACGGACCACACGCCCCGAGAGCTCGAGCTGCGCTCATGTGATGGACTTCCCGCAGGGCTGGCGATCGTGGACGCCCCCGACGTCGACTCCGTGGTCGAGGACAACCGGGACCTGGCCGCCACCCTTCTGGCCGGTGCGGACCTGTGGATCTTCGTGACCACGGCAGCCCGCTATGCCGACGCCGTTCCCTGGGAGCACCTGAGGGCCGCGGCACAGCGGCACATCACCGTTGCCATCGTCCTGGATCGGGTGCCGGACGGTGCGCAGAGCGAGGTGGAGGCCGACCTGCGGCATCGGCTCGTGGCGGCGAACCTGGGCGAGGCCCCCGTCTTCACGGTTCCCGAGACCGCCCTGGACGACGACGGCTTCCTGCCCGAGTCCTGCGTCTCGCCGGTGCGCCAGTGGCTGGGCGCCCTGGCCTCCGACGCGGCCGCCAGGCAGGACATCGCCCACCGCAGCCTGACCGGCGCCATCGGTGCCGTCCTGGCGCAGAGCGAGCTGCTCGCCGTCGAGCTGGACTCCCAGGAGGCTGAGCACGCCGAGCTCCGCCGCGCGGCTACCTCCGAGCACGACGACGCCCTGGAGCGCGTCATCGAGGCCACCGAGGACGGCTCCATGCTGCACGGTGAGGTGCTGGCCCGCTGGCAGGAGTTCGTGGGAACTGGTGACCTGTTCCGGTCGCTGGAGGTCCAGGTGGGCCGGGTACGCGACCGTATCACCTCCCTTCTGCGAGGACGCCCGGCCCCGGCCAAGCGCGTGGAGCAGGCGATCGGCTCGTCGCTGGTCGAGCTCATCGTCGCCGAGTCCCAACGTGCCTGTCTGGCCACGGAACGCTCCTGGCGGCGCGCTGGAACCTCCCAGCAGGCCCTCAACCGCGCCCTGGCGGAGGTACCGACCCAGACCGGGCTCGAGGTCATCGCCGCTGCTCTCGTCCACGACTGGCAGCGAGAGGTGCTCACGCTCATCCGAGCCGAGGGAGCCGACAAGCGGCTCACCGCCCGTCTGCTGTCCCTGGGAGTCAATGGCGCCGGCGTCGTCCTCATGATCCTCGTCTTCGCTCACACCGGAGGCCTGACCGGAGGAGAGGTGGGCATCGCGGGAGGCACGGCCATCCTGGCCCAGCGGGTCCTGGAGGCCGTCTTCGGGGACCAGGCGATGCGCGGCATGACCAAGCGGGCCCGGGAGGACCTCACCAAGCGTGCCACCGCCCTGTTCGCCAATCAGGCCAAGTGCTTCACCGATGCCCTCCCGGATCCGGCACCCAGCGCGAACACGCTGCGAGAGCAGCTTCAGGCCTGTCAGGAGGCGGCGACCTCGCTGCGCACCACGCCCGCCCGCAGCCGTCGGCCGGCCGGGAGGAGGGCCCGGTGA
- a CDS encoding MBL fold metallo-hydrolase, with amino-acid sequence MILERTIAPVFAANCYVLAAGPGEPALVVDPGAGSVRGALALLRSNRLTLGAILLTHGHADHVWDTQSLIEAAHAEGLLTSDDAVDVPVYVPEPDRYRLEDPDTTTGISSGGMTFADMAGTPWRMPADIRLFPGEGFSRAVELVPGIALQAIPAPGHSEGSTLFFLEARLADNALLYEAEVIEDDPSTADEERTYLMALDGDVIFKGSVGRTDLPGGDQVQMLGTLRFLASAIDPATVLLPGHGAVTTMEHEYHGNPYLAEAKVRGGDLKA; translated from the coding sequence ATGATCCTGGAGCGCACCATCGCACCCGTGTTCGCAGCCAACTGCTACGTCCTGGCCGCAGGCCCCGGCGAGCCCGCCCTCGTCGTCGACCCGGGAGCCGGTTCCGTCCGCGGCGCCCTGGCCCTCCTACGATCCAACCGCCTCACCCTGGGCGCGATCCTGCTCACCCACGGTCACGCCGACCACGTGTGGGACACCCAGTCCCTCATTGAGGCCGCCCACGCAGAGGGGCTGCTCACCAGCGACGACGCCGTCGACGTGCCGGTCTACGTCCCCGAGCCCGACCGCTACCGCCTCGAGGACCCTGACACCACGACCGGTATCAGCTCAGGCGGCATGACCTTCGCCGACATGGCCGGCACCCCGTGGCGGATGCCGGCGGACATCCGGCTCTTCCCCGGGGAGGGCTTCTCCCGCGCCGTCGAGCTCGTCCCCGGTATCGCCTTGCAGGCGATACCCGCGCCCGGTCACTCGGAGGGCTCGACCCTGTTCTTCCTCGAGGCCCGGTTGGCGGACAACGCCCTGCTCTATGAGGCCGAGGTCATCGAGGACGACCCCTCCACCGCCGACGAGGAGCGCACCTACCTCATGGCCCTCGACGGCGACGTCATCTTCAAGGGATCCGTCGGCCGTACCGACCTGCCCGGCGGGGACCAGGTGCAGATGCTCGGCACCCTGCGGTTCCTGGCCAGCGCCATCGACCCGGCCACGGTCCTGCTGCCCGGGCACGGTGCGGTGACCACCATGGAGCACGAGTACCACGGCAACCCCTACCTCGCCGAGGCCAAGGTCCGCGGCGGGGACCTCAAGGCCTGA